Genomic DNA from Taurinivorans muris:
TATCCTGACCGGCTGTTCCGTCTTTTCAAACCGGAAGCTATCGAAATATCCCAAAAAAACGGGCACCCTGTCTATATTCCCACAAAGGAACACGGCATTTTAGACGGCGATTTGCTTCATTATTCTTATGAAAGTTTCAGGCACCAAATGCAAAAAATCAACGGATATGCGACACGCGGCGCAAATTCCATGCGGGCGGAAGGAAAAAAAGGAGGGCTTGCAAAAGCGCTTTTCCACTCCTTTTGGCGTTTTTTCGCCATGTACGCTCTCAAAAAAGGCTTTTTAGACGGAAAAGCCGGATTTATCAACGCCTGTCACATCGCTTTTTATACATTTTTAAAATATATCCGCATAGACGAAGGAACATGGGGCAAACCTTTTGTCCAAAGTCTGTCAGAGTTAGCAACCAACAAACAAAAAAAGG
This window encodes:
- a CDS encoding glycosyltransferase family 2 protein — encoded protein: MVEKKAKLTALIIVLNGERTIGSCLQSLAFCDNIVVIDSFSTDKTKEICQEHKAFFVENPFKGYMEQIRFGIDWIQKNAPSEWIFFLDCDEICSLELKEKIQKALAHNSPVSAYQVSRLTWYYDRFLRHGGMYPDRLFRLFKPEAIEISQKNGHPVYIPTKEHGILDGDLLHYSYESFRHQMQKINGYATRGANSMRAEGKKGGLAKALFHSFWRFFAMYALKKGFLDGKAGFINACHIAFYTFLKYIRIDEGTWGKPFVQSLSELATNKQKKEKQ